The following are encoded together in the Triticum dicoccoides isolate Atlit2015 ecotype Zavitan chromosome 6B, WEW_v2.0, whole genome shotgun sequence genome:
- the LOC119321825 gene encoding uncharacterized protein LOC119321825 isoform X3 has protein sequence MDNMLVDLGGNCPPPIDEEPTSSAKAFYRMVSSADEIVHENTTHSRLSAVARLLALKSQYNMSIAEYDDVLQIIHELMLPGANLSKDFYQSKKLLEGLGMPYVKIDVCKNNCMLYYKDNEHKEKCEICGTSRYEEGQNKVPRKVLRYLPLKDRLQRLYAHEEIAKHMQSHSRSNSDKMVHPIDGEAWQGYDKEFPEFAEDRRNVRLVIAGDGFTPYKLNAAPYTCWPIFIAPLNLPPGILLKPEYIFLSLVIPGPEHPGKKLSALMQPLADELMQLWDGVETWDAYHKVNFPMKAAFLWSVHDFPAFGMFAGWSTHGKLACPECMSDSKAFTLQYGRKPCWFDCHRRFLPPDHEFRFQANSFRKDTIVLEGPPRCLTGEEVETHMYTHVNDTFNYNKLHNWTHISCFWQLPYFKKLKLRHNIDVMHNERNVAEAIFNTCFDIPDKTKDNVKARKDLAEICNRPSMHLKLKDNGKWDKPEGDRKFKYADPNSKHYKYNMQLGIILKREHPGIIEKKEGDIVIKTRPALEWFDYYDNDTLDDKGQTAADRVKEVFWNLFEIHVKDDEDLDKVEDDADRVLDNYAMKKVRDTMYQLCVDAVKFYFEKQGERLDDTSACSKELEYAQHLECRIPWFKEHAWPHLCAYWCSKTFKSLRKRGQESRFKSEDVAQNRGGSLSFVEARQILAEKYGPEKATTLNTYAVMKSGLKNWDGSGSTSTTLSGKAKKRFDDYSDLARAAHPDDWEQRELDGQILYESSGGIPHGRLAIADGAIKKADVISTSREKKLRPSTLAAHRRTVQENEELKRHNENLQRHNENLQHKALFKEMGKELPTELHQGASSQPHGTPNSSHMRPQATDDNTGDDDLGCKWWC, from the exons ATGGACAATATGTTAGTTGACCTAGGTGGCAACTGTCCTCCACCAATTGATGAAGAACCAACCTCCTCTGCCAAGGCTTTCTATAGGATGGTTAGCAGTGCTGATGAAATTGTCCATGAGAACACAACACACTCTCGTCTTTCTGCAGTAGCCCGTTTGCTAGCACTAAAATCTCAGTATAATATGTCAATTGCAGAATATGATGATGTGTTACAAATCATCCATGAACTTATGCTTCCGGGTGCTAACTTGTCCAAGGACTTCTACCAATCTAAGAAACTCTTAGAAGGCCTTGGTATGCCTTATGTCAAGATTGATGTCTGTAAAAATAATTGCATGTTGTACTATAAAGATAATGAGCATAAAGAGAAGTGTGAAATCTGCGGTACATCTCGCTACGAGGAAGGCCAGAATAAAGTCCCACGTAAAGTGTTGAGATATCTCCCTCTGAAAGATAGATTACAGAGATTGTATGCACATGAGGAAATAGCAAAACATATGCAGTCGCATAGTCGTTCCAATTCTGATAAGATGGTCCACCCTATTGATGGTGAAGCTTGGCAAGGGTATGACAAGGAGTTCCCAGAATTTGCAGAAGATCGTAGAAATGTCCGTCTTGTCATAGCTGGTGATGGTTTTACACCATACAAGTTGAATGCTGCTCCATATACTTGCTGGCCTATTTTCATAGCTCCATTAAACCTTCCACCCGGTATTCTCTTGAAACCAGAGTATATATTCCTTAGCCTTGTTATCCCTGGTCCTGAACATCCTGGAAAAAAATTGAGTGCCCTAATGCAACCTTTAGCTGATGAACTGATGCAATTGTGGGACGGGGTTGAAACATGGGATGCTTATCACAAGGTAAACTTCCCAATGAAAGCGGCATTTCTATGGTCAGTCCACGACTTTCCTGCATTTGGTATGTTTGCTGGGTGGAGCACCCATGGCAAGCTAGCATGCCCTGAATGCATGAGTGATTCCAAAGCATTTACTCTTCAATACGGGCGGAAGCCTTGCTGGTTTGATTGTCATAGGCGCTTTCTACCTCCAGATCATGAATTCAGATTCCAAGCCAATTCATTTAGAAAGGATACAATAGTGTTAGAAGGGCCACCAAGGTGTTTAACAGGAGAGGAAGTGGAAACTCACATGTACACACATGTGAATGACACCTTCAATTACAATAAATTGCACAATTGGACTCACATAAGTTGCTTTTGGCAACTTCCATACTTCAAAAAGTTGAAGCTCCGACACAACATTGATGTGATGCACAATGAAAGAAATGTAGCTGAAGCTATATTTAACACATGCTTTGACATTCCCGATAAAACTAAAGATAatgtgaaggcaagaaaagatcTAGCTGAAATTTGCAACCGTCCTTCGATGCACTTAAAATTGAAGGACAATGGAAAGTGGGACAAGCCAGAAGGTGACAG GAAATTTAAATATGCTGACCCGAATTCCAAGCACTACAAGTATAATATGCAACTTGGAATCATTCTTAAACGAGAACACCCAGGGATAATTGAGAAGAAGGAAGGTGATATTGTCATTAAAACCCGCCCAGCTTTGGAGTGGTTTGATTATTATGATAATGATACTCTAGATGATAAGGGGCAGACTGCTGCAGATCGTGTGAAGGAAGTTTTTTGG AACTTGTTTGAGATCCACGtgaaagatgatgaagatctagacaAGGTGGAGGATGATGCTGATCGTGTGTTGGACAACTACGCAATGAAAAAAGTGAGAGACACGATGTATCAACTTTGTGTGGATGCTGTGAAGTTCTACTTTGAGAAACAAGGAGAGCGGCTTGATGACACATCGGCATGTTCAAAAGAACTTGAATATGCCCAACACTTGGAATGCAGAATACCATGGTTTAAGGAACATGCATGGCCTCATCTTTGTGCTTATTGGTGCTCAAAGACGTTCAAGTCCTTAAGGAAGAGAGGGCAGGAATCCCGATTCAAGAGTGAAGATGTTGCTCAAAATCGGGGAGGTTCACTTTCATTTGTGGAGGCTCGACAAATTTTG GCTGAGAAATATGGACCTGAGAAGGCTACCACACTGAATACATATGCTGTAATGAAATCTGGACTCAAGAATTGGGATGGCAGTGGTAGCACCAGCACGACCCTCAGCGGGAAGGCAAAAAAACGCTTT GATGATTACTCTGATTTGGCTAGAGCCGCACATCCTGATGATTGGGAGCAGCGAGAGTTGGATGGGCAAATATTATATGAATCATCAGGTGGCATTCCCCATGGGCGACTAGCAATAGCAGATGGGGCGATTAAGAAGGCTGATGTTATCTCAACATCTAGAGAAAAGAAATTGAGGCCGTCAACTTTAGCAGCACATCGACGAACTGTTCAAGAAAATGAAGAGCTGAAGCGACATAATGAGAACCTGCAGCGACATAATGAGAACCTGCAACATAAA GCCCTTTTTAAGGAGATGGGAAAAGAACTACCAACGGAGCTACACCAAGGAGCGAGTTCCCAACCACAT GGGACACCTAATTCATCTCATATGAGACCCCAAGCCACCGATGACAACACTGGTGATGATGATCTGGGGTGCAAATGGTGGTGCTGA
- the LOC119321825 gene encoding uncharacterized protein LOC119321825 isoform X2: MDNMLVDLGGNCPPPIDEEPTSSAKAFYRMVSSADEIVHENTTHSRLSAVARLLALKSQYNMSIAEYDDVLQIIHELMLPGANLSKDFYQSKKLLEGLGMPYVKIDVCKNNCMLYYKDNEHKEKCEICGTSRYEEGQNKVPRKVLRYLPLKDRLQRLYAHEEIAKHMQSHSRSNSDKMVHPIDGEAWQGYDKEFPEFAEDRRNVRLVIAGDGFTPYKLNAAPYTCWPIFIAPLNLPPGILLKPEYIFLSLVIPGPEHPGKKLSALMQPLADELMQLWDGVETWDAYHKVNFPMKAAFLWSVHDFPAFGMFAGWSTHGKLACPECMSDSKAFTLQYGRKPCWFDCHRRFLPPDHEFRFQANSFRKDTIVLEGPPRCLTGEEVETHMYTHVNDTFNYNKLHNWTHISCFWQLPYFKKLKLRHNIDVMHNERNVAEAIFNTCFDIPDKTKDNVKARKDLAEICNRPSMHLKLKDNGKWDKPEGDRKFKYADPNSKHYKYNMQLGIILKREHPGIIEKKEGDIVIKTRPALEWFDYYDNDTLDDKGQTAADRVKEVFWNLFEIHVKDDEDLDKVEDDADRVLDNYAMKKVRDTMYQLCVDAVKFYFEKQGERLDDTSACSKELEYAQHLECRIPWFKEHAWPHLCAYWCSKTFKSLRKRGQESRFKSEDVAQNRGGSLSFVEARQILAEKYGPEKATTLNTYAVMKSGLKNWDGSGSTSTTLSGKAKKRFDDYSDLARAAHPDDWEQRELDGQILYESSGGIPHGRLAIADGAIKKADVISTSREKKLRPSTLAAHRRTVQENEELKRHNENLQRHNENLQHKVDMHERILVALFKEMGKELPTELHQGASSQPHGTPNSSHMRPQATDDNTGDDDLGCKWWC, from the exons ATGGACAATATGTTAGTTGACCTAGGTGGCAACTGTCCTCCACCAATTGATGAAGAACCAACCTCCTCTGCCAAGGCTTTCTATAGGATGGTTAGCAGTGCTGATGAAATTGTCCATGAGAACACAACACACTCTCGTCTTTCTGCAGTAGCCCGTTTGCTAGCACTAAAATCTCAGTATAATATGTCAATTGCAGAATATGATGATGTGTTACAAATCATCCATGAACTTATGCTTCCGGGTGCTAACTTGTCCAAGGACTTCTACCAATCTAAGAAACTCTTAGAAGGCCTTGGTATGCCTTATGTCAAGATTGATGTCTGTAAAAATAATTGCATGTTGTACTATAAAGATAATGAGCATAAAGAGAAGTGTGAAATCTGCGGTACATCTCGCTACGAGGAAGGCCAGAATAAAGTCCCACGTAAAGTGTTGAGATATCTCCCTCTGAAAGATAGATTACAGAGATTGTATGCACATGAGGAAATAGCAAAACATATGCAGTCGCATAGTCGTTCCAATTCTGATAAGATGGTCCACCCTATTGATGGTGAAGCTTGGCAAGGGTATGACAAGGAGTTCCCAGAATTTGCAGAAGATCGTAGAAATGTCCGTCTTGTCATAGCTGGTGATGGTTTTACACCATACAAGTTGAATGCTGCTCCATATACTTGCTGGCCTATTTTCATAGCTCCATTAAACCTTCCACCCGGTATTCTCTTGAAACCAGAGTATATATTCCTTAGCCTTGTTATCCCTGGTCCTGAACATCCTGGAAAAAAATTGAGTGCCCTAATGCAACCTTTAGCTGATGAACTGATGCAATTGTGGGACGGGGTTGAAACATGGGATGCTTATCACAAGGTAAACTTCCCAATGAAAGCGGCATTTCTATGGTCAGTCCACGACTTTCCTGCATTTGGTATGTTTGCTGGGTGGAGCACCCATGGCAAGCTAGCATGCCCTGAATGCATGAGTGATTCCAAAGCATTTACTCTTCAATACGGGCGGAAGCCTTGCTGGTTTGATTGTCATAGGCGCTTTCTACCTCCAGATCATGAATTCAGATTCCAAGCCAATTCATTTAGAAAGGATACAATAGTGTTAGAAGGGCCACCAAGGTGTTTAACAGGAGAGGAAGTGGAAACTCACATGTACACACATGTGAATGACACCTTCAATTACAATAAATTGCACAATTGGACTCACATAAGTTGCTTTTGGCAACTTCCATACTTCAAAAAGTTGAAGCTCCGACACAACATTGATGTGATGCACAATGAAAGAAATGTAGCTGAAGCTATATTTAACACATGCTTTGACATTCCCGATAAAACTAAAGATAatgtgaaggcaagaaaagatcTAGCTGAAATTTGCAACCGTCCTTCGATGCACTTAAAATTGAAGGACAATGGAAAGTGGGACAAGCCAGAAGGTGACAG GAAATTTAAATATGCTGACCCGAATTCCAAGCACTACAAGTATAATATGCAACTTGGAATCATTCTTAAACGAGAACACCCAGGGATAATTGAGAAGAAGGAAGGTGATATTGTCATTAAAACCCGCCCAGCTTTGGAGTGGTTTGATTATTATGATAATGATACTCTAGATGATAAGGGGCAGACTGCTGCAGATCGTGTGAAGGAAGTTTTTTGG AACTTGTTTGAGATCCACGtgaaagatgatgaagatctagacaAGGTGGAGGATGATGCTGATCGTGTGTTGGACAACTACGCAATGAAAAAAGTGAGAGACACGATGTATCAACTTTGTGTGGATGCTGTGAAGTTCTACTTTGAGAAACAAGGAGAGCGGCTTGATGACACATCGGCATGTTCAAAAGAACTTGAATATGCCCAACACTTGGAATGCAGAATACCATGGTTTAAGGAACATGCATGGCCTCATCTTTGTGCTTATTGGTGCTCAAAGACGTTCAAGTCCTTAAGGAAGAGAGGGCAGGAATCCCGATTCAAGAGTGAAGATGTTGCTCAAAATCGGGGAGGTTCACTTTCATTTGTGGAGGCTCGACAAATTTTG GCTGAGAAATATGGACCTGAGAAGGCTACCACACTGAATACATATGCTGTAATGAAATCTGGACTCAAGAATTGGGATGGCAGTGGTAGCACCAGCACGACCCTCAGCGGGAAGGCAAAAAAACGCTTT GATGATTACTCTGATTTGGCTAGAGCCGCACATCCTGATGATTGGGAGCAGCGAGAGTTGGATGGGCAAATATTATATGAATCATCAGGTGGCATTCCCCATGGGCGACTAGCAATAGCAGATGGGGCGATTAAGAAGGCTGATGTTATCTCAACATCTAGAGAAAAGAAATTGAGGCCGTCAACTTTAGCAGCACATCGACGAACTGTTCAAGAAAATGAAGAGCTGAAGCGACATAATGAGAACCTGCAGCGACATAATGAGAACCTGCAACATAAAGTGGATATGCATGAACGGATCCTAGTG GCCCTTTTTAAGGAGATGGGAAAAGAACTACCAACGGAGCTACACCAAGGAGCGAGTTCCCAACCACAT GGGACACCTAATTCATCTCATATGAGACCCCAAGCCACCGATGACAACACTGGTGATGATGATCTGGGGTGCAAATGGTGGTGCTGA
- the LOC119324893 gene encoding laccase-15-like gives MAKFTMAASNLCMVIVALAVVAAAAVGEVEHTFVVSEMKMTHLCNETLVTVVNGQLPGPAIEVTEGDSVAVHVVNKSPHNITIHWHGLKQRLNCWADGVPMITQCPIRPGHNFTYHLNVTGQEGTLWWHAHVSCLRASLHGAFIIRPRHAYPFPKPDKEIPIVIGEWWSINLAQLGKNMEDGYYDDTSSATTINGKLGDLYNCSGVVEDGLVLDVEPGKTYLLRFLNAALYSEYYVKIAGHEFTVVGADANYVRPFTTDVVAIGPGETVDALVVADAVPGKYYMVAVGGQAPKPDIQIPETRSRATVRYAIGAGNGDEAAPPMAPEMPDQHDFMVSFNFHGNLSSLNRPGSPSQPVPTTVDESLFVVLRMGSICRQGRLSCKRSGSKESIIVETMNNVSFQLPAAAAATPLLEELYYDNRRNGTAGGGGGGLDQLYTLPDRPARPFNYTDRALIPWGPNEAWLEPTEKAAVARRFRHGAVVDIVFQNAAMMDTDNHPMHLHGHDMFVLAQGHDNYDAVRDVARYNLVDPPLKNTVLVPRLGWAAVRFVADNPGVWYMHCHYELHVSIGMAAVFIVEDGPTLESALPSPPVDFPKCDQ, from the exons ATGGCCAAGTTCACCATGGCGGCCTCCAACCTCTGCATGGTCATTGTTGCCCTGGCTGTGGTTGCGGCAGCTGCCGTCGGCGAGGTCGAGCACACCTTTGTT GTGAGCGAGATGAAGATGACGCACCTGTGCAACGAGACGCTGGTCACCGTGGTGAACGGGCAGCTCCCTGGTCCGGCGATCGAGGTCACCGAGGGAGACTCCGTCGCCGTCCATGTCGTCAACAAGTCTCCCCACAACATAACAATCCATTG GCACGGATTGAAGCAGCGGCTCAACTGCTGGGCCGACGGTGTGCCGATGATCACGCAGTGCCCTATCCGGCCAGGCCACAACTTCACGTACCATCTCAACGTCACCGGGCAGGAAGGCACCCTGTGGTGGCACGCTCACGTCTCCTGCCTCCGGGCGAGCCTGCACGGCGCCTTCATCATCCGGCCACGCCACGCCTACCCATTTCCGAAGCCCGACAAGGAGATCCCCATCGTTATAG GTGAGTGGTGGAGCATCAACCTCGCGCAGTTGGGCAAGAACATGGAGGATGGCTACTACGATGACACCTCCAGTGCAACCACGATCAATGGCAAGCTTGGAGATCTCTACAACTGCTCCG GGGTCGTGGAAGATGGCTTGGTGCTGGACGTGGAGCCCGGCAAGACCTACCTGCTCCGCTTCCTCAACGCCGCGCTCTACTCCGAGTACTACGTCAAGATCGCCGGGCACGAGTTCACGGTGGTCGGCGCCGACGCCAACTACGTCCGCCCCTTCACCACGGACGTCGTCGCCATCGGCCCCGGCGAGACGGTGGACGCGCTTGTGGTCGCCGACGCGGTCCCCGGGAAGTACTACATGGTCGCCGTCGGTGGCCAGGCGCCCAAGCCCGACATCCAGATCCCGGAGACCCGGTCGAGAGCGACGGTGCGGTACGCGATCGGCGCCGGCAACGGTGACGAGGCGGCACCGCCGATGGCGCCGGAGATGCCTGACCAGCACGACTTCATGGTGTCCTTCAACTTCCATGGAAACTTGAGCAGCCTGAACCGGCCGGGCTCGCCCTCGCAGCCGGTGCCGACGACTGTTGATGAGAGCCTGTTCGTCGTGCTCCGCATGGGCTCCATCTGCCGACAAGGTCGACTGTCTTgcaagaggagcgggagcaaggagTCCATCATCGTGGAGACCATGAACAACGTGTCCTTCCAGCTCCCCGCCGCGGCGGCAGCCACGCCGCTGCTGGAGGAGCTCTACTACGACAACCGCCGCAACGgaacggccggcggcggcggcggcgggcttgaCCAGCTGTACACGCTGCCGGACAGGCCGGCGAGGCCGTTCAACTACACCGACCGCGCCCTGATCCCGTGGGGCCCCAACGAGGCGTGGCTGGAGCCGACGGAGAAAGCAGCGGTGGCGCGGCGGTTCCGGCATGGCGCGGTGGTGGACATCGTGTTCCAGAACGCGGCCATGATGGACACCGACAACCACCCGATGCACCTGCACGGGCATGACATGTTCGTGCTCGCGCAGGGCCACGACAACTACGACGCGGTGAGGGACGTGGCGAGGTACAATCTCGTGGATCCGCCGCTCAAGAACACGGTGCTTGTCCCCAGGCTAGGCTGGGCTGCCGTCCGCTTCGTGGCCGACAATCCAG GGGTGTGGTACATGCATTGCCACTACGAGCTTCATGTGTCGATTGGAATGGCGGCTGTGTTCATCGTAGAAGACGGGCCAACATTGGAATCAGCTCTTCCGTCACCGCCTGTAGATTTTCCGAAATGCGACCAATAG
- the LOC119321825 gene encoding uncharacterized protein LOC119321825 isoform X1: MDNMLVDLGGNCPPPIDEEPTSSAKAFYRMVSSADEIVHENTTHSRLSAVARLLALKSQYNMSIAEYDDVLQIIHELMLPGANLSKDFYQSKKLLEGLGMPYVKIDVCKNNCMLYYKDNEHKEKCEICGTSRYEEGQNKVPRKVLRYLPLKDRLQRLYAHEEIAKHMQSHSRSNSDKMVHPIDGEAWQGYDKEFPEFAEDRRNVRLVIAGDGFTPYKLNAAPYTCWPIFIAPLNLPPGILLKPEYIFLSLVIPGPEHPGKKLSALMQPLADELMQLWDGVETWDAYHKVNFPMKAAFLWSVHDFPAFGMFAGWSTHGKLACPECMSDSKAFTLQYGRKPCWFDCHRRFLPPDHEFRFQANSFRKDTIVLEGPPRCLTGEEVETHMYTHVNDTFNYNKLHNWTHISCFWQLPYFKKLKLRHNIDVMHNERNVAEAIFNTCFDIPDKTKDNVKARKDLAEICNRPSMHLKLKDNGKWDKPEGDRKFKYADPNSKHYKYNMQLGIILKREHPGIIEKKEGDIVIKTRPALEWFDYYDNDTLDDKGQTAADRVKEVFWNLFEIHVKDDEDLDKVEDDADRVLDNYAMKKVRDTMYQLCVDAVKFYFEKQGERLDDTSACSKELEYAQHLECRIPWFKEHAWPHLCAYWCSKTFKSLRKRGQESRFKSEDVAQNRGGSLSFVEARQILAEKYGPEKATTLNTYAVMKSGLKNWDGSGSTSTTLSGKAKKRFDDYSDLARAAHPDDWEQRELDGQILYESSGGIPHGRLAIADGAIKKADVISTSREKKLRPSTLAAHRRTVQENEELKRHNENLQRHNENLQHKVDMHERILVVLSNLSTYFRLVIEKTSYSNDAYFFHRPFLRRWEKNYQRSYTKERVPNHMGHLIHLI; this comes from the exons ATGGACAATATGTTAGTTGACCTAGGTGGCAACTGTCCTCCACCAATTGATGAAGAACCAACCTCCTCTGCCAAGGCTTTCTATAGGATGGTTAGCAGTGCTGATGAAATTGTCCATGAGAACACAACACACTCTCGTCTTTCTGCAGTAGCCCGTTTGCTAGCACTAAAATCTCAGTATAATATGTCAATTGCAGAATATGATGATGTGTTACAAATCATCCATGAACTTATGCTTCCGGGTGCTAACTTGTCCAAGGACTTCTACCAATCTAAGAAACTCTTAGAAGGCCTTGGTATGCCTTATGTCAAGATTGATGTCTGTAAAAATAATTGCATGTTGTACTATAAAGATAATGAGCATAAAGAGAAGTGTGAAATCTGCGGTACATCTCGCTACGAGGAAGGCCAGAATAAAGTCCCACGTAAAGTGTTGAGATATCTCCCTCTGAAAGATAGATTACAGAGATTGTATGCACATGAGGAAATAGCAAAACATATGCAGTCGCATAGTCGTTCCAATTCTGATAAGATGGTCCACCCTATTGATGGTGAAGCTTGGCAAGGGTATGACAAGGAGTTCCCAGAATTTGCAGAAGATCGTAGAAATGTCCGTCTTGTCATAGCTGGTGATGGTTTTACACCATACAAGTTGAATGCTGCTCCATATACTTGCTGGCCTATTTTCATAGCTCCATTAAACCTTCCACCCGGTATTCTCTTGAAACCAGAGTATATATTCCTTAGCCTTGTTATCCCTGGTCCTGAACATCCTGGAAAAAAATTGAGTGCCCTAATGCAACCTTTAGCTGATGAACTGATGCAATTGTGGGACGGGGTTGAAACATGGGATGCTTATCACAAGGTAAACTTCCCAATGAAAGCGGCATTTCTATGGTCAGTCCACGACTTTCCTGCATTTGGTATGTTTGCTGGGTGGAGCACCCATGGCAAGCTAGCATGCCCTGAATGCATGAGTGATTCCAAAGCATTTACTCTTCAATACGGGCGGAAGCCTTGCTGGTTTGATTGTCATAGGCGCTTTCTACCTCCAGATCATGAATTCAGATTCCAAGCCAATTCATTTAGAAAGGATACAATAGTGTTAGAAGGGCCACCAAGGTGTTTAACAGGAGAGGAAGTGGAAACTCACATGTACACACATGTGAATGACACCTTCAATTACAATAAATTGCACAATTGGACTCACATAAGTTGCTTTTGGCAACTTCCATACTTCAAAAAGTTGAAGCTCCGACACAACATTGATGTGATGCACAATGAAAGAAATGTAGCTGAAGCTATATTTAACACATGCTTTGACATTCCCGATAAAACTAAAGATAatgtgaaggcaagaaaagatcTAGCTGAAATTTGCAACCGTCCTTCGATGCACTTAAAATTGAAGGACAATGGAAAGTGGGACAAGCCAGAAGGTGACAG GAAATTTAAATATGCTGACCCGAATTCCAAGCACTACAAGTATAATATGCAACTTGGAATCATTCTTAAACGAGAACACCCAGGGATAATTGAGAAGAAGGAAGGTGATATTGTCATTAAAACCCGCCCAGCTTTGGAGTGGTTTGATTATTATGATAATGATACTCTAGATGATAAGGGGCAGACTGCTGCAGATCGTGTGAAGGAAGTTTTTTGG AACTTGTTTGAGATCCACGtgaaagatgatgaagatctagacaAGGTGGAGGATGATGCTGATCGTGTGTTGGACAACTACGCAATGAAAAAAGTGAGAGACACGATGTATCAACTTTGTGTGGATGCTGTGAAGTTCTACTTTGAGAAACAAGGAGAGCGGCTTGATGACACATCGGCATGTTCAAAAGAACTTGAATATGCCCAACACTTGGAATGCAGAATACCATGGTTTAAGGAACATGCATGGCCTCATCTTTGTGCTTATTGGTGCTCAAAGACGTTCAAGTCCTTAAGGAAGAGAGGGCAGGAATCCCGATTCAAGAGTGAAGATGTTGCTCAAAATCGGGGAGGTTCACTTTCATTTGTGGAGGCTCGACAAATTTTG GCTGAGAAATATGGACCTGAGAAGGCTACCACACTGAATACATATGCTGTAATGAAATCTGGACTCAAGAATTGGGATGGCAGTGGTAGCACCAGCACGACCCTCAGCGGGAAGGCAAAAAAACGCTTT GATGATTACTCTGATTTGGCTAGAGCCGCACATCCTGATGATTGGGAGCAGCGAGAGTTGGATGGGCAAATATTATATGAATCATCAGGTGGCATTCCCCATGGGCGACTAGCAATAGCAGATGGGGCGATTAAGAAGGCTGATGTTATCTCAACATCTAGAGAAAAGAAATTGAGGCCGTCAACTTTAGCAGCACATCGACGAACTGTTCAAGAAAATGAAGAGCTGAAGCGACATAATGAGAACCTGCAGCGACATAATGAGAACCTGCAACATAAAGTGGATATGCATGAACGGATCCTAGTGGTACTTTCAAATTTGTCCACATATTTCAGATTGGTGATTGAAAAAACTAGCTATTCTAATGATGCATATTTTTTTCATAGGCCCTTTTTAAGGAGATGGGAAAAGAACTACCAACGGAGCTACACCAAGGAGCGAGTTCCCAACCACAT GGGACACCTAATTCATCTCATATGA